The Macrobrachium rosenbergii isolate ZJJX-2024 chromosome 56, ASM4041242v1, whole genome shotgun sequence genome includes a region encoding these proteins:
- the LOC136836173 gene encoding uncharacterized protein, with the protein MCKQTFHSTNWEGCPNEQCPVDAPEQDSQRVSDLQLGQESLPQPNSIHPQGSAPPDPLPGMHDPQPLPVPLASTEQCHAPFSTDIEPSIEEDPVPGPMRQILLPAPNTSSSPNPSPEDEPLVDQTVTTSLGDQELASSDAKVKIALAPVVAAAGVESPPVASEVTPDFTPASASGLSPESVPSLSPRSDIDRP; encoded by the coding sequence ATGTgtaagcagacattccactccactaattgggagggctgcccaaatgaGCAATGTCCAGTGGACGCCCCTGAGCAAGACTCTCAGAGAgtctctgatctccagctggggcaggaatctctgccgcagccaaattcaatCCATCCGCAaggtagtgcacctccggaccccttgccAGGCATGCATGACCCTCaaccgctgccagtgccacttgcgagcactgagcagtgccacgctccattCAGCACGGACATTGAGCCATCAATTGaagaggaccctgtgcctggtccaaTGAGGCAGATCCTCCTTCCAGCACCCaacacttcttcttcaccaaatccatccccagaggatgaacccctggtggaccaaactgtcacgacttctctgggagaccaggaactggcctcgtCGGATGCAAAGGTCAAGatcgctcttgctccggttgtcgcagcagctggagtagagagccctcctgtagcttctgaagttacccctgactttaCACCCGCTAGcgcttctggcctttccccagagtcggtgccctcattatctcctaggtctgacatagataggccatag